The Anomalospiza imberbis isolate Cuckoo-Finch-1a 21T00152 chromosome 13, ASM3175350v1, whole genome shotgun sequence genome includes the window CAGTGaagctaaaataatttccccagcTCAGGATCCACCCCAATGGGCTTTATTTATTACTGCTTTCAGTACACAAAGATACTCCACTCCCAAATTAGGATCATTgttgttaaaataatttgtctAAAAGCATCAATCTACCGTCTGCAACATCTCTGGTGATTACtgctgtttggaaaaaaaacagtttgtGGGGGAAACTGCACTTCCATTTCTTTCAATCctgagaggaaaaagagacGTTTCAAAGGCCTGGCTACTGACACACAATGCACATAAAGATGAAACTGGATGCCTGGTAATTTTGTTCTCATTAATTGCCATCTGGTTTATATGTAGATTGTTAATGGAAAGTAGACTGTAAAAATTAGACAAGAAACACTCAGTTTTCGCCAGTATTTAGAGAGAGATTGGTTTTACGAGTTTTaaggctgtgcagggctgacATCTAGTGGTGTATGATACAGGTGACAGAGCAGCCCCTTTATTTCTGATTACTAAGTTACAAAGGCTGGAATTTTATAAAGGATTATCCCTAGTGAAGGAATGCCTTCACTAAGAACAGGTCATAATTTCTCAAAGGGAATCATtgttgaataaatattttttataataaaGTAATGGTTTGTCATTAATCCACATAAAGTTTATTAACAGTCAGTATTTGGAAACCCAAGCTGTTCTCATCAGACATGCAGACCCCATACCGTGTTTGGATTTGCAGACCAGGCGACTGTGATTGCTAAAAGCAGGTTTCAGAGTAAAAACTAATTACATATCGAGAATTAGCTTTCTGCAAATATTCTACAGTTCCTGCTCCTTACTCCTTGTTCAGCAAATACTCTCTGTGTAGGAATATCCACAGACAAAGGCAGCAATGCAGTGAAAACATAGTTAACAATTCAACCAAGAACTCACATCTTTGCTAACAGTATTCAATGACCACTGAATGAAACAAACCAACTGACGATTTATTTGTATTTGAATTACAGCCATATGTTTACATCACTTACATATGCAACAGTGGGAAtgtctacagaaaaaaaatctactatAAACTAACCCAACATAAAACTCCAGCAaagaacacaagaaaaaaactttaacaAGGATTCTCTTTTAAACTACCACAGGACTTCTAACGTATCCTTATAACCACAAGAAGATTCACTCCTAGAACATGGCCCTCTTTTCTGCACAATATCAAATTTAGCTTTTCCTTGATTCCTATACACAAGAAAACCACCCCAGAATCTGAAGCTTAGCAAGACTCGGCATAGCTCTAACTCTTGATAAGCTTTTGATTAGGCACCTTGCATTGAGAACAAATGTCATATTAAAATATCACGTGGCATAGGGCTTTTATAATGACTTGCAGGAAGGTACAAAGCAAGTGCAAATCAAAAAACAAACTGACCCAGCAAACACAGACACATTCATGTAATTTGTTTTCCCAAATGccctggaaaatatttaaaaacctATTCTGAAGAACCATGTTATAGTTGAGTATAGGTGAAGAATTTGGGCTACCAGGCCACAGCCCATGCTGGTCTTACAAGAATTAAATCAAGCCTGGTGTTTACCTCAACCTTTCAACAGAGCTGGAGTAAAAGTTGTTCTTAGATGTTAAATCTCTGTTTGATAATCTTTCTTTTTACCTCACTCCACTTTCTCACTGGATCAGAAGTAAGAAGGTCTTAGGGTATTTTTTTAACTCCAGTTGGATTCAGAAGAATTTCAAGTTTAAAGAGAAACTTGTTCAGCCTATCAGCTTGCAGCCCAGTTCACAAGGAAATGTGGCACCTTCTAGACATGCAGACAAATTTTGGCTGCTTATTTGATCCTGGCTTTTTGGTGTCTGCCTTTCCCCAGATTTCATGAATATGCTGCAACATAAAAAAGCCCCAGAACAAATTAATGTACCACAAATTTAAAATAGTTGTATGGCCAGTGTTTTTTACTGTGTGAAATTGCTCTGGGAAATAATGAAGCATGTATGCTGTAAGGACACTACCCTCATTCTTGCAATGTCTAGAAGTGAATTAGGTGAGCTGAATTAGGTGATCTTTTCTATGGAAGAGGTATTCTATCCATTGTATTGGAACTTGCTTTCACTAGCACAGTAATTTCATCAGCATCACAACACAGACCTGCCCAACCAAGAGCACAATGTCTCTGGCTCAGTTCTGTTGGTAGGATGTTACCAGGACCTTGCTCATCAGTATGGTCAGGTGGTCAACAGTGGTTTGAAAGTGCACTGGGATGACTTTAGAAAGCACACAAAGAACATGAGAACAGAATAAACGACCCTGGGGTTGTGCCAGAagctgctctgctccatggggaATGTTCAGGCTTGTTTGATAGTAACCTTTAGATACTGTATTTTGTAGTCACTGGACTCCAGCTTTGGCAAAGATTTACCGAATTTGTGCTAGTCCACAAATTAGGTTTTACTTCCACATAAAGTAAGTCTAACATACTGCCTTGGGTTTTCAAattttgaaacagaaacatCACTAGCTACCAGAGAGTCCCCAGTCATTAAAAAACCCTTTATGACTCCTAAAGCTTATCCCCTGGTTTTCTCTACATAAAGCAGAGTCTTTACACTTGTATGTGTACCTGCAACTCTGTCTCCTACAGCACTAAAGAGAGAAGTCACAGCTGGACCCTCCCTTTGCATCATAGAATAATTCTTCCCCTGCTATTAACAGGGTGGTTTGCTCCCAGTTTCTATTTCTGAGTGTAATTCCAAAAGTATCTACCAATTTGAGTTTCACATTTTATTGCAAAAAACCCTGAAAGGGATCTGCTTTGATCTGTGCTCTGTAAAAGACAGTCAACTTCAGCAGAACAGATACCAGTGCAAGCACCGTATCCTCCTGTTCACACAAGTCTTTAGAAAATCAAAAGCTGTCATTATTTCCCAAAGATGATCTGATGCACAGATATTCTGTGAGCCCTACATCATGTCACTTTAGTCTCCCTTCCATAATCCTGTTTTGTGATGCTTTACAGGAAGCATGGCAGCAGATGCTGAAGAAAAACTAATGAACCACCTACTGAGTCCTGACAGATACAATAAGTTAATTCGACCAGCCATCAACTCCTCCCAGCTGGTATCCATAGAGCTGCAggtttccctggcacagctcatcAGTGTGGTAAGTTCAAATTAGGCTATGCCTTTACATTCAATACTACCTGCACAACACTAATTAATAGTTATACTGGTATTGCTACATCTCTGCTCTTTTCTCATTTGTGTAACACTATCAATAGGCAGAGCCCACACACGCAATTTACTGGTTTTATACCTCACAATGGAGCTACAATGGGGAAATCAGTCTGTGCCTAAGCACTGAAGGACGGGGGCCAGATCTTCATTCAATAGAATTCCATCTATCTAAAATTCAAAATCATTCCACTGATTTCAGTACAGCTACCCAGTACAGTAAGTTACCCCAGGTCAGGACCTATCCTGGACAGTGCACAGCAGCAATGTGCACACCATCCACTGTCAGTGCAATGGTAATCCATCTCCTACTGAAGTGGTTCAATGGCCTGAAAAAAGCTACAAAGCCACATCCAAGTCACATGACATATCAGGCATATTAATAAAGAACATTGGAATGTTGTAAAGAGAAACACACATTAGTTCCGGCTGGAATAGCTTAACATGGTTAAAACAATCCTCATGAAAGCAACTTCAGTTGAAAGACACTTTCACCCACAAGATTAGTATGTGTTTGACAGTTATTCCAAGGTATAAACACATCTTTACTAAGAGAGGTTAACAGTAACTGCAGTGGGAATGAGAGCCAGTATATAAGTGGGAATAATTTCCTGAACTGGAGCTTTCAACTCTGCTGCTCTACCTGGATGACAGAAGATACAGATGACTGTCTCCCTGTCAGAATTCGCGTAAGGGCTAGTGACTGGACTGCTGCAAACTTTTAGAGACATAAAGAATTTATATTCTGAAATTCAAGAGGAAATGAGAAAGACTCTGTTGGAACGTAAGGGAAACTGTACAAACAGCTGAGGCTTCATACACCCATGCAGACTGGATATAATATGTATAGATACACAgagatgtatatacatatacacacaggATTCCATGCCATGTATACCAGATGATTCTAGTTAAGTGCTCTGTCTCCTGGGGAACTCCATCTGGACACAGACAGGCCTCCTTACATCTTGCACTACCACCGCGAGCACAGTGTCCCCTCAGACTGCAGATACTGGGCATAAAAAGGGAGGTGTCTTGCTCCAGGGGCCCTGGTGATCAACAGCCTAAGCAAGGTGGATGAATGGGCAAAGACCAAGaccagcacagctcagtcccTATCCCTCTATAGCCTCACTCTTGGAGCAGAACAAAATTAGGCATCTTGTAGGCCCCAACAATCTCAAGCATCTTCAGAGTCAGAGAAGTAACtcattttcctgcagaaatcCTCCTGACAGATCTCCTACAGAGAGGTTTCTCTTCTGGACTGCTGTCCAGAGACACCAGTCCAGAAGAGAAACTTCTTCTGGAAGAAGAAGTTACACCAACTTCACACAACCTCCTGCAGGCCTTCCTGATGGTCAACTGTCCCTCTTGTTTCAAATCAAAGGTGGAGaagtggggtggggtgggggaggaaACCAGCTTAGTGAGGTGCTGGTCACTCTTTCCAAATAACTACACTCACCGCTGCCATTACTGTTCTTGTTAAAGGGCATTTGGAATTCTACATTTATGGGGTTACTATTAATCATCAGTATGTGTACAAGACTGGCCATCATACCTCACAGAAATGTCTGTCTTGAAATACACTGGACAAAATCATGCTCAAAAACCCACTGAATAAATCTTATTACTACTGAATTAAATCTTATTACTGCAACAAAGTGAAACATTTTAGAGGCCattttttgtctctgttttttCCCTGCAGAATGAACGGGAGCAGATCATGACTACAAACGTCTGGCTGAACCAGGtaacaaacccacagagaaatgGCTCTTGCAAACCACAAATACAACTGCTTTCATTCCATCACACAATTGTTTTGTTAGTGCTGGTCTGGACACTCCCATCACTACTGTGCAATTCTTCTCCTAGGAGTGGATTGATTATCGGCTGGCTTGGAAGCCCTCTGACTATGAAGGAATAAATAAGCTGAGAATACCTGCAAAACACATCTGGTTGCCAGACATTGTGCTTTACAATAAGTAAGTAAAACTGGTGTAATTTACGCAGACAATGAACAAGATTTTAACCAAGGAACAAACATCAGAAACAATGGAGTAGGTCtggtaaaattttaaaactgaattttgtcACTTTTAGAGAGTGGCAAGTGTATCTGACTGGCCTACTGGGCTCAAAGATAATTTTAGTAACATCAGTGCTCTGGTTAAAGAAACTCCAGCAGAGCCGAAAGATGTCTGCAGCGTGAGCAATTACAGCAGAGGATCCATGACATGGCTTACAACTGAGACAGATTTATATGAAAATAGACTGTATGGAAAGAATAAATTGTAGGTATAATTGCAGTTGCAAGAAAACATCTGGAATCCTATCAGACATCTTAGGGGCTGAGATACAGTTTTgtctccttcttcccccactCCTTCTTCTACCACAGACACCAGGACACAAATCAATTACAAAGTTCACACATACCATAACTCCAGTTCATATTCATGTAGAAAACCAAATTATATTCCATTTTCATAAAGCATTGAAAAAACCATCCCATGAATACATAATAAATCTGTCAACATTTGACCCTGTTGCTTTATAGTACTGAGTAAAATACCATACTTCAGTTCCTCTTTCAAACAAACAGCTAACTGacaattttgttttgctttggtttaaTTCTCTAGCAAAGCCTTGAAGTGGAtgataaacatttttttttaactaatcaAAGTTTATACTTTTGTGATACTTTGAAAACCAATGAATTCATGAACACATGATGATTTATGAACATATACAGATGTGAAACCCAGGAAGTTTATATATAACTGAGTTAAGTCCTTGGAATCCTACTACTGGAAACCAGATTTGATGAACACTTAAACCTAATGTATTAATCACAAAACAATTCAGCCAGTGGATTAGGATGTACTCTGCCTGCTCAAAGCTTGTTCTGGTAAATTGTGCCTCTGCCCTCTGCTTCTTTTTGCTACTGGCCAAGTGATACCATTTAATAGTTTGTAAAAATagaaaggaataatttcaaAAGGTTTCTTAAATGCACAGGAACAAGCCTCGCTGAATTGGATTTCTACATTAGTACAAAGCTTCAATTAAATTTTAGCTAAAGGACAGCTCCATGTAacttcctgctgctggagcagagttTCACAGGCATCAGTCAGTTTGAGGTGCCCAGGAAAACACAAAGCATGTCCCCATGCCCACAGCTCTGTCTGTGGCCCGTGCAGAGGGCTCTGAGAGTGCAGCTCAGCCTCTTCCCACCACTGAGACAGGGCAGTCAGCACCAGAGCTCACATACTCCCATCCCAGGATTCTGCCCAGCACATGGCATGGCACGATGGCAAAGCTGACGCAGGGAGTACAGATATGTCAGAACTAATATACAATTCATTTCTCAAAAGATAGCTGTTTTATTGGCAATGAACTAGTGACGCCTATTAGTGGCTCACTCCCATTATTAGCCACTCACTCCCACATCTGGTTGTTTCACTGTCTGCATGAATTAGCTGCAAAGGTCTCAGCTCAGTGCCAGGCACTCATTGCCTCACCCAGGTGAGCCCTTTCCAGAGTCAGACGTAACTGATTCAGACACATGTGCCAAGCCTTAGATATTTGTAGCATTTCTctgcttaggaaaaaaaaaatcacccttAGCACTGAAATAACTATTTTCCATGATGCCTTGTCAACAAACACTGCCTCGGGATACTTAATGGCTTAAACAGCCCTACCTTGTTGGCCCAGACTATTGGGCAGGAGAAGATACTACTGACTGATAATCATCTTTTCCCTAAGTTAAAGGGCCCATCAGAACACAGAAGACTCCCCAGGTGGAAGTTCAGCAGTTGGCAGAGATACAAAGCCAGATTATTTGTGGGCACTAAGAACGCCGTGCCTTGTGTGTTCTGGTTTTGTAATAACATTAACTGGAGTGATGCAATAAATTATAAGCCATATAATTACATTTCCTCTGCCTACACTCTCCCTGCATTTCTAACTAATGCTGCTCATCCTTATTTCCCTGTCCAAGTCATTTAGGAGTGTTGCTCTGTGCTCTTAGCAGTGGCTAAGTTCCAGATCAAAGGTACCTCTGTTTTCACATGGGATGGTCTCATTTTTGCTTAGCCTTCAGAGATGTAGGAAGCTTTAATTACTTGAGCAAACATttacaaaatacatttatttctttggaTGAAACAGAGGTGTGTATTTGGTAttgaataataattttataacttttttttctgtaagtatTGGATCAAAAATCAACTCTCTGACTGGGAGAAATGCATACATTGATCTCCCTATCAAGTTATAGCTCCCTACAGCACAGATTTCAGAATAATGGTATTACTAAACTTTGATTCTCAGAAAAACTTGGGCCCACAAGATCAAGAATGTCAGagcttttctggtttgttctatatttttcctcctaatattttatcactttcccccctttctcttttctcctctcatTAGTGCGGACGGCACGTACGAAGTCTCGCTGTACACAAATGCTATTGTAAAGAACAATGGAAGCATTCTCTGGTTGCCACCAGCCATTTACAAGAGTGCCTGCAAGATTGAGGTGAAGCATTTCCCGTTTGACCAACAAAACTGCACCCTCAAGTTCCGGTCCTGGACATACGACCACACAGAAATTGATATGGTGCTTAAGACTTCCATGGCGAGCATGGACGACTTCACACCAAGCGGAGAGTGGGACATTGTAGCACTGCCAGGAAGAAGGACTGTAAACCCTCTGGACCCCAATTATGTTGATGTGACATATGACTTCATTATTAAAAGGAAACCACTTTTTTATACCATCAACCTTATCATTCCCTGTGTGCTAATTACATCCTTAGCCATCCTAGTATTCTACTTGCCTTCAGACTGTGGTGAGAAAATGACTTTATGCATATCTGTGTTGCTTGCCTTGACTGTGTTCTTGCTGCTGATCTCCAAAATTGTCCCTCCAACATCTCTAGATGTTCCACTGATTGGGAAGTATCTCATGTTTACAATGGTGCTGGTGACCTTCTCAATAGTTACCAGTGTCTGTGTGCTCAATGTCCACCACAGATCTCCAAGTACTCACACTATGCCC containing:
- the CHRNB4 gene encoding neuronal acetylcholine receptor subunit beta-4, whose translation is MRKMYTLVLFVVGSFCLNGSMAADAEEKLMNHLLSPDRYNKLIRPAINSSQLVSIELQVSLAQLISVNEREQIMTTNVWLNQEWIDYRLAWKPSDYEGINKLRIPAKHIWLPDIVLYNNADGTYEVSLYTNAIVKNNGSILWLPPAIYKSACKIEVKHFPFDQQNCTLKFRSWTYDHTEIDMVLKTSMASMDDFTPSGEWDIVALPGRRTVNPLDPNYVDVTYDFIIKRKPLFYTINLIIPCVLITSLAILVFYLPSDCGEKMTLCISVLLALTVFLLLISKIVPPTSLDVPLIGKYLMFTMVLVTFSIVTSVCVLNVHHRSPSTHTMPPWVKLVFLERLPAYLFMKRPENNSPRQKPCKCKKTKAENPCMEPSDFYRNSTYFLNTASAKRYDMKVSETPDNVSSHRDFRLRTGAKFSPEVQEAIDGVSFIAEHMKSDDNDQSVIEDWKYVAMVVDRLFLWIFVLVCVLGTVGLFLQPLFQNHTAAINP